From one Desulfocurvus vexinensis DSM 17965 genomic stretch:
- a CDS encoding integrase core domain-containing protein produces the protein DHGSQYVSDVFQDEIAFLGIKSSPSYVREPQGNGIAERFVRTLKENLLWVRHFDTVEELRLALLEFKETYNREWIVGRHGYKTPAQVRKEQTAPVSIAA, from the coding sequence GACCACGGCAGCCAGTATGTTTCGGACGTATTCCAGGACGAAATCGCCTTCCTGGGCATCAAGAGTTCTCCGTCCTATGTGCGTGAGCCGCAGGGCAACGGGATCGCGGAGCGCTTCGTGCGCACCCTCAAGGAAAACCTGCTCTGGGTCAGGCACTTCGACACGGTTGAAGAACTGAGACTGGCCCTGCTGGAATTCAAGGAAACCTACAATCGGGAATGGATCGTTGGCCGACACGGGTACAAGACCCCGGCCCAGGTCAGAAAGGAGCAGACCGCCCCGGTGTCAATAGCGGCCTGA
- a CDS encoding HAMP domain-containing protein, which produces MKRTIARDIVVALILLIGGSASLMTFFNAQTMLQNEKRQMERRADEYLSNLRISMELPVWTIDRDNIRNIADFHMRNEDMAALRVLEYPDLTVLYESSRKHTGELITRGGDIVHDGNVIARVELALSPAGYDSNVRRMLSSTVITLLVVLLVVTTVTGALLRKFLKHPLDELIAGIQRISRGDYGYQFPDPPQEEIRAIVKEVDVMAREVRKREQSLRDLNAQLESVAVYSFLDTHLR; this is translated from the coding sequence ATGAAGAGAACCATCGCCCGTGACATCGTCGTCGCCCTCATCCTGCTCATCGGCGGCTCGGCCTCGCTCATGACGTTCTTCAACGCCCAGACGATGTTGCAGAACGAGAAGCGCCAGATGGAGCGCCGGGCCGACGAGTACCTCTCCAACCTGCGCATCAGCATGGAGCTGCCCGTCTGGACCATCGACCGCGACAACATCCGCAACATCGCCGACTTCCACATGCGCAACGAGGACATGGCCGCCCTGCGCGTGCTCGAATACCCCGACCTGACCGTGCTCTATGAGAGCTCGCGCAAGCACACCGGCGAGCTGATCACCCGTGGCGGCGACATCGTGCACGACGGCAACGTCATCGCGCGCGTGGAGCTGGCCCTGTCCCCGGCGGGATACGACAGCAACGTGCGGCGCATGCTCTCCTCCACGGTCATCACCCTGCTGGTGGTGCTGCTGGTGGTGACCACCGTCACCGGGGCCCTGCTGCGCAAGTTCCTCAAGCATCCGCTGGACGAGCTCATCGCGGGCATCCAGCGCATCTCGCGCGGGGATTACGGCTACCAGTTCCCCGACCCGCCCCAGGAGGAGATCCGGGCCATCGTCAAGGAAGTGGACGTCATGGCCCGCGAGGTGCGCAAGCGCGAGCAGTCCCTGCGCGACCTCAACGCCCAGCTGGAGAGTGTAGCGGTCTACAGTTTTTTGGACACTCATTTGCGCTAA